CCACGCCGGACCTCGATCAGGCCCGCCTCGGCCCATTGCCCCAGGATGCGGCTTACCACCTCGCGCACGCTGCCGATATCGTCCGCGAGCTTCTGGTGAGTCACCGCGGCCACGCCCCGCGGGTCCGCCTCGGCCAGGAGCCGTTGGGCGAGGCGCTGCTTGAGCGGCGCGAAGGCGACCTGGTCGATCAGCGTGAACAGGCCGGACATCAGCCGGGTGTAGTCGTCCATGACGAAGCTGCGAAAGGCGGCGCTCTCGCCCATCAGGTGCTGGAACGTGCTCACCGGTAGCGCCGCCAGCTCGGTCCGTTCCTCGGCCACGCTCTGTGCCGGGAAGTTGCCGCCGGACAGAAGGCACTGTGTGGTCAGGGCGCAGGTGCCGCCCGGGCCGACCTTGTAGATCAGCACCTCGCGCCCACCTTCCGACATGCGGAAGATGCGCGTGCGGCCCTCCAGGCACATCAGGTAGTTGGCGCACTCGCCGTCGAGTTCGTAGGCGATGGCGCCCGCGTCCAGAACCGGGAAATGCACCGTCCCCCGGGCGATCTGGAGGTGCGCCGGGCTCAGCGCCTGCAGGAGCGGGAATCGGTCGATCCAACGTTCGACCTTCTGGGCATCAGTCATGGCGGCGTAGTCCCCCGGCCATGACGACGGGCTGATCGTCCGGCGCGCGTTGTGTTTTTCTCCCGCCGCGCCGGACTTGTGTGACCTGGGTCACCGACCGGGTGCAGCGGGCCGGCATAGCATCGCGACACAACGAACACGATAAGGCGCCGGCCATGTGTGGCGCCCGCCAGGAGTGAACGGATGCGCCGCCTCGCCCTCAGCTTCATGCTCGCCGTACTCGCCGCCGGCCCCGCCTCGGCCGAACAGGATCTGCTGCTCGGGGCGGACATGTCCTCGCCCGCCATGACCAAGGCCGAGATGAGCCGCGCCGATGTCGAGGCGATGATCAAGGCCGCGGACGGCAAGCCGGTCGACCTGCACGACAAGTCCCTCTCCGGGCTCAATCTCTCAGGGCTGAACCTCCGGAGCGTCAACCTACGGACGGCGCGCCTGAACAACACCAACCTGCGCGGGGCGGACCTCAGCGGTGCGAACCTCGAACAGGCATGGTTCCTGAAGGCCGACCTGTCCGGCGCCAAGCTCGCGGGCGCGAGGATGTTCGGGATCACGGCGCGGGACGCCAATTTCAGTGGCGCCGACCTCAGCCGCTCCATGCCCATCGGAGACTTCAAGGGCGCCAACATGAGCGGCGCGACGTTGGTCGACCTCAAGGGTGGGGCCGACATCAAGAACCAGTCCATGGGCCTGATGCGGACGGTGTTCACCTCGGTGAACCTCTCCGGCGCGAACCTGAAGGGAGCCAACCTCGGCCGGTCGCGCCTGGAGTACGCGAACCTGAAGGACGCCGACCTCACCGACGTGGTGCTGATGGGCTCGGACCTGTCAGGCGCCAACCTGACCGGCGCCACCGTCACGGGCGCTGACTTCAAAAACGTCGATGTCGACAGCGCCAAACTGATCGACCTCAAGGGGCAGGCCGAGGCCAAGGACTGGTCGGAGCGCGTGAATGCCGACCGTGCCGTCACCCAGGCGTCCAACTGAATCGGGCGGAAGCCTCGACCCATCGCAAAGGAGATAGACGACCCATGATCGCGCGTCGCGTCCTGCTCGGCGCCCTGGCCGCCGCTCCCCTGCTGTTCGGTACCGCCGCGAATGCTGCCGAAGCCGTCTTCACTCCCGACGCCTTCGAGGCCGCCCAGAAGACGGGCAAGCCGATCCTCGTCCATGTCACCGCGCCGTGGTGCACCGTTTGCGCGGCGCAGAAACCGTTCCTGGCCAAGCTGGAAGCCCAACCCCGGTTCAAGGACCTCCAGGTGTTCGAC
The sequence above is drawn from the Methylobacterium mesophilicum SR1.6/6 genome and encodes:
- a CDS encoding Crp/Fnr family transcriptional regulator; the encoded protein is MTDAQKVERWIDRFPLLQALSPAHLQIARGTVHFPVLDAGAIAYELDGECANYLMCLEGRTRIFRMSEGGREVLIYKVGPGGTCALTTQCLLSGGNFPAQSVAEERTELAALPVSTFQHLMGESAAFRSFVMDDYTRLMSGLFTLIDQVAFAPLKQRLAQRLLAEADPRGVAAVTHQKLADDIGSVREVVSRILGQWAEAGLIEVRRGAVEIVDRPCLEAAGRR
- a CDS encoding pentapeptide repeat-containing protein, with translation MRRLALSFMLAVLAAGPASAEQDLLLGADMSSPAMTKAEMSRADVEAMIKAADGKPVDLHDKSLSGLNLSGLNLRSVNLRTARLNNTNLRGADLSGANLEQAWFLKADLSGAKLAGARMFGITARDANFSGADLSRSMPIGDFKGANMSGATLVDLKGGADIKNQSMGLMRTVFTSVNLSGANLKGANLGRSRLEYANLKDADLTDVVLMGSDLSGANLTGATVTGADFKNVDVDSAKLIDLKGQAEAKDWSERVNADRAVTQASN
- a CDS encoding thioredoxin family protein translates to MIARRVLLGALAAAPLLFGTAANAAEAVFTPDAFEAAQKTGKPILVHVTAPWCTVCAAQKPFLAKLEAQPRFKDLQVFDVDFDSRMDVLKRFGVTTQSTLITFKGEKETGRSVGDTQPEWIEGAVEKAL